The following coding sequences lie in one Sinorhizobium fredii USDA 257 genomic window:
- a CDS encoding DUF2291 family protein: MPITRGASVIVLAVVLALAGCKFIKTPTAEEAAQSATGGFDPDRMVAEIWDSKVVPYLDRKAGPFSEVASLAASNLEAAGAKYGHKEKQGSAPWTFAARLSGTIVKAETKSRSAYVDVDADSDGKADARVQIGPAIRGTAIRDSLDFVNFNEFKNQIEWAQYGKAFNTHVNGLVLEKLSRDQLVGKKLDAVGAYPAPAKGQLPVFAPAQLTVGG; encoded by the coding sequence ATGCCAATTACGAGGGGCGCGTCCGTCATCGTCCTTGCGGTAGTGCTGGCGCTCGCCGGCTGCAAGTTCATCAAGACGCCAACGGCGGAGGAGGCGGCGCAATCCGCCACCGGTGGCTTCGATCCGGATCGGATGGTCGCGGAGATTTGGGACAGCAAGGTCGTGCCCTATCTCGACAGGAAGGCGGGACCGTTCTCCGAGGTTGCCTCGCTCGCCGCAAGCAATCTGGAAGCGGCCGGCGCAAAATATGGGCACAAGGAGAAGCAGGGCAGTGCGCCCTGGACCTTCGCCGCGCGCCTTTCCGGCACCATCGTCAAGGCGGAGACGAAGTCGCGCTCGGCCTATGTAGACGTCGATGCCGACAGCGACGGCAAGGCGGATGCGCGCGTCCAGATCGGTCCGGCGATCCGCGGCACGGCGATCCGCGACAGCCTCGACTTCGTGAACTTCAACGAGTTCAAGAACCAGATTGAGTGGGCACAATACGGCAAGGCCTTCAATACCCATGTGAACGGCCTGGTGCTCGAAAAGCTCTCGCGCGACCAACTCGTCGGCAAGAAGCTGGATGCGGTCGGGGCCTATCCCGCGCCCGCCAAGGGGCAGTTGCCGGTCTTCGCGCCGGCGCAGTTGACGGTGGGTGGATGA
- a CDS encoding D-ribose ABC transporter substrate-binding protein: protein MKLTRRMTVAAFAAFLAAGSAIPAYAADLIAIITPSHDNPFFKAEAVGAEAKAKELGYETLVLVHDDDANKQSQLVDTAIGRGAKAIILDNAGSEASIAAVQKAKDAGVPSFLIDREINATGVAVSQIVSNNYQGAQLGAEEFVRLMGESGNYVELLGREADLNAGIRSKGYHDVIDEYPEMKMVAQQSANWSQTEGYSKMETILQANPDIKGVISGNDTMAMGAIAALQAAGRKDIIVVGFDGSNDVRDSIKSGGIKATVLQPAYAQAQMAVQQAHEYITTGKKPAEEKQLMDCVLINSENADQLETFALTN, encoded by the coding sequence ATGAAACTAACACGCAGAATGACCGTGGCCGCCTTTGCCGCATTCCTGGCGGCGGGCTCCGCTATTCCCGCTTACGCGGCGGACCTGATTGCGATCATCACGCCGTCGCATGACAACCCGTTCTTCAAGGCCGAGGCGGTCGGGGCCGAGGCGAAGGCCAAGGAACTCGGCTACGAGACGCTCGTCCTCGTGCATGACGACGACGCCAACAAGCAGTCGCAACTGGTCGACACCGCGATCGGCCGCGGCGCCAAGGCCATCATCCTCGACAATGCCGGCTCGGAAGCCTCGATCGCCGCCGTGCAGAAGGCGAAGGACGCCGGCGTGCCGTCCTTCCTGATCGACCGGGAAATCAACGCCACCGGCGTCGCCGTCTCGCAGATCGTCTCCAACAACTACCAGGGTGCCCAACTCGGCGCCGAGGAATTCGTCCGACTGATGGGCGAGTCCGGCAACTATGTCGAACTGCTCGGCCGCGAAGCCGATCTCAACGCCGGCATCCGCTCCAAGGGCTATCACGACGTCATCGACGAATATCCGGAGATGAAGATGGTGGCGCAGCAGTCGGCGAACTGGAGCCAGACCGAGGGCTACAGCAAGATGGAAACCATCCTGCAGGCCAATCCCGACATCAAGGGCGTCATCTCCGGCAACGACACGATGGCAATGGGCGCGATCGCCGCGCTGCAGGCCGCCGGCCGCAAGGACATCATCGTCGTCGGCTTCGACGGTTCCAACGACGTGCGCGACTCGATCAAGTCCGGCGGCATCAAGGCGACCGTGCTTCAGCCGGCCTATGCCCAAGCGCAGATGGCGGTCCAGCAGGCGCATGAGTACATCACCACCGGCAAGAAGCCGGCGGAAGAAAAGCAGCTCATGGATTGCGTGCTGATCAACAGCGAAAACGCCGACCAGCTCGAGACATTCGCACTCACCAACTGA
- a CDS encoding NAD(P)/FAD-dependent oxidoreductase — MQKNRVSKVVIIGAGIFGVSTGLQLARRGIEVTIVNDGPPANGASGRSLSWLNSSRMRSQAYHRLRMAGIDRYRTLKARQPDADWLSFDGGLTWDADDETNEIEAAYRHEVSLAYDALHLAPDAVAKITPGVDARAITRQGAIFNPGEGWVDLPKLIGVLLAEFAERGGTLVTDSGRASVVVEGGRALGASTSSGTFYRGDVVLLATGPSVPKMVAEAGQRIDDATPVSLLVTTKPVELPLKAVLNTPRVAIRPAPEQRFVLDAAWSEEEVVETSEGNYEVRAETLEGLLAEASRVLEGNPRLELEGYGVGRKPIPGDGEPVFGELMAIPGYFVAFSHSGATLGLIAGELLAFEIATGEKHPMLANFRPERFEAA, encoded by the coding sequence ATGCAGAAGAACAGAGTATCGAAAGTCGTCATCATCGGCGCGGGCATCTTCGGCGTATCCACCGGCCTGCAACTGGCGCGTCGAGGAATAGAGGTGACCATCGTCAATGACGGTCCCCCGGCAAACGGTGCCTCCGGCCGTTCGCTCTCCTGGCTCAATTCCTCGCGCATGCGTTCGCAGGCCTATCACCGCCTGCGCATGGCCGGTATCGACCGTTATCGGACGCTCAAAGCCCGTCAGCCGGATGCGGATTGGCTGTCGTTCGACGGTGGCCTCACCTGGGATGCGGACGACGAGACGAACGAGATCGAGGCCGCTTATCGCCACGAAGTCTCGCTCGCCTATGATGCGCTCCATCTGGCGCCAGACGCCGTCGCAAAGATCACCCCCGGCGTGGATGCAAGAGCGATCACCAGGCAGGGGGCGATTTTCAACCCCGGCGAGGGCTGGGTCGACCTGCCGAAGCTGATCGGCGTGCTGCTTGCCGAATTCGCCGAACGCGGCGGCACACTGGTCACCGATAGCGGCCGCGCTAGCGTGGTCGTAGAGGGCGGGCGTGCCTTGGGTGCTTCGACGTCCTCGGGAACGTTCTATCGCGGCGATGTCGTCCTTCTTGCAACGGGGCCGTCCGTGCCGAAGATGGTCGCGGAGGCCGGGCAGCGGATCGACGATGCAACGCCGGTGTCGCTGCTCGTGACGACGAAACCTGTCGAACTGCCCTTGAAGGCGGTGCTCAATACACCGCGCGTCGCGATCCGCCCGGCGCCCGAGCAGCGCTTCGTTCTCGATGCCGCCTGGTCCGAGGAGGAAGTCGTCGAGACATCGGAGGGAAACTACGAGGTGAGGGCCGAAACGCTCGAGGGTCTGCTCGCCGAGGCTTCCAGGGTTCTTGAGGGCAATCCAAGGCTGGAACTCGAAGGCTATGGCGTCGGCCGCAAGCCGATTCCGGGCGATGGCGAGCCAGTCTTCGGCGAACTCATGGCGATCCCAGGCTATTTCGTCGCCTTCAGCCATAGCGGAGCGACGCTTGGCCTGATCGCCGGCGAGCTTCTGGCTTTCGAAATCGCCACGGGTGAGAAGCACCCCATGCTCGCGAATTTCCGACCGGAAAGATTCGAAGCTGCCTGA
- a CDS encoding AraC family transcriptional regulator — MPMSEAKAIIERQRLREETAPLRARILDELAQLQWDGLRYSHTVPELSLYRVVEPAGPFSAVYEPSLSLIIKGSKRVHVGNQTLVYDDSCFFLTALGLPATGQICEASLDEPYVAASLRLDLERLRRIIADHDLHPTEAPERDLVGVAVGAATPALFDAFLRLISLANAPADIPFLASHIHNEILYRLLTGEQGARLRRFALAGTNSNRVARAIAWLKENYTQPLRVEELAEIANMGVSTLHHHFRAMTAMSPLQFQKHLRLHHARELMLSQSLDAATAALRVGYESPTQFSREYRRAFGHPPLRDIRAILNSSDSTKRDSVG; from the coding sequence ATGCCCATGAGCGAGGCCAAGGCCATCATTGAGCGACAGCGCCTACGCGAGGAGACCGCGCCGCTTCGTGCGCGTATCCTTGACGAACTCGCGCAGCTGCAGTGGGACGGTCTGCGCTACAGCCACACCGTCCCGGAGCTTTCCCTTTACCGTGTCGTCGAGCCGGCCGGCCCTTTTTCCGCCGTCTATGAGCCTAGCCTGTCCTTGATCATCAAGGGGAGCAAACGCGTCCATGTCGGTAATCAGACGCTCGTCTACGACGACTCCTGCTTTTTCCTGACGGCCCTCGGACTGCCGGCGACCGGCCAGATCTGCGAGGCGAGCCTGGACGAGCCCTATGTGGCAGCTTCGCTCCGGCTCGATCTCGAGAGGCTGCGGCGGATCATCGCCGACCACGACCTGCATCCGACGGAGGCGCCCGAACGCGACCTCGTCGGCGTCGCCGTCGGCGCCGCGACACCCGCACTGTTCGACGCTTTTCTGAGACTGATTTCGCTTGCAAATGCGCCGGCCGACATACCGTTCCTGGCAAGTCACATTCACAATGAAATCCTCTATCGGCTGCTCACCGGCGAGCAGGGCGCGCGACTCAGACGCTTCGCGCTGGCCGGCACCAACAGCAACCGTGTCGCCCGAGCAATCGCATGGCTGAAAGAGAACTACACCCAGCCGCTGCGCGTCGAAGAACTGGCGGAGATCGCCAATATGGGGGTCTCGACGTTGCACCACCATTTCCGCGCCATGACCGCCATGAGCCCGCTGCAGTTCCAGAAGCACCTCCGCCTGCACCACGCACGGGAACTGATGCTGTCGCAATCGCTCGACGCGGCGACGGCGGCGCTGCGCGTCGGCTATGAGAGCCCGACACAGTTCAGCCGCGAGTATCGCCGCGCTTTCGGCCACCCGCCGCTGCGCGACATCCGGGCAATCCTAAACTCCAGCGATTCCACCAAGCGCGATTCCGTCGGTTAG
- a CDS encoding amino acid ABC transporter permease/ATP-binding protein, which yields MNWLENLRRSFLDWEAMAEVLPTMIAVGLKNTLILAAASTVLGVVIGMVLAIMGISRSPWLRIPARVYTDIFRGLPAIVTILLIGQGFARLGRDIFGPSPYPLGILALSLIAGAYIGEIFRSGIQSVERGQMEACRALSMSYGQGMRLIVVPQGVRRVLPALVNQFIGNVKDSSLVYFLGLLASEREIFRVGQDQAVVTGNLSPLLLAGVFYLVITVPLTHVVNAIDNRLRLGKQHPGGVTSGLDEVSELESEGKAKDETLPVFKGGSLEVRKLSMAYGDLDVLKGVDLTVKPGTVTCVIGPSGSGKSTLLRCLNRLVEPKGGDIRLDGESILAMKPEKLRRRVGMVFQHFNLFPDHTALENVMLSLVKIKGMPKEEAGRIAMARLDDVGLAGRKHHRPGSLSGGQQQRVAIARALAMEPEVILFDEVTSALDPELVKGVLSLMADLGRRGMTMVVVTHEMGFARRVADQVVFMDEGKVIEAGPPQQIFDRPQSERLKRFLAEVL from the coding sequence ATGAATTGGCTTGAAAATCTCCGCCGCAGCTTCCTCGATTGGGAAGCAATGGCGGAAGTGCTGCCGACGATGATTGCCGTCGGCCTGAAGAACACCCTTATTCTCGCGGCGGCCTCGACGGTGCTCGGCGTCGTCATCGGCATGGTGCTGGCGATCATGGGGATCTCGCGCTCGCCGTGGCTGCGCATCCCGGCAAGGGTCTATACAGACATCTTCCGCGGCCTGCCCGCGATCGTCACCATCCTTTTGATCGGCCAGGGTTTTGCGCGGCTCGGTCGCGACATCTTCGGGCCGTCTCCCTACCCGCTCGGCATCCTGGCGCTGAGCCTCATTGCCGGCGCCTATATCGGCGAGATCTTCCGCTCGGGTATCCAGAGCGTCGAGCGCGGGCAAATGGAGGCCTGCCGGGCGCTCAGCATGAGCTATGGCCAGGGCATGCGGCTGATCGTCGTGCCCCAGGGCGTGCGCCGGGTGCTGCCGGCGCTGGTCAACCAGTTCATCGGCAACGTCAAGGATTCGAGCCTGGTCTATTTCCTCGGCCTGCTTGCTTCGGAGCGGGAGATCTTCCGTGTCGGCCAGGATCAGGCCGTGGTCACGGGCAACCTCTCTCCGCTGCTGCTCGCCGGTGTCTTCTATCTGGTCATCACCGTGCCACTCACCCATGTCGTCAACGCGATCGACAACCGCCTGCGCCTCGGCAAGCAGCACCCGGGCGGGGTCACCAGCGGCCTCGACGAGGTCAGCGAGCTGGAGTCGGAAGGCAAGGCCAAGGACGAAACCCTGCCGGTCTTCAAGGGCGGCAGCCTGGAGGTACGCAAGCTCAGCATGGCCTATGGCGACCTCGACGTGCTGAAGGGCGTCGATCTGACAGTCAAGCCTGGAACCGTTACCTGCGTCATCGGCCCATCCGGTTCCGGCAAGTCGACGCTGCTTCGCTGCCTCAATCGCCTTGTCGAGCCGAAAGGTGGCGACATTCGTCTCGACGGCGAGAGCATTCTTGCCATGAAACCTGAGAAATTGCGCCGCCGGGTCGGCATGGTCTTCCAGCACTTCAACCTCTTTCCCGATCACACGGCACTCGAAAACGTCATGCTGTCGCTGGTGAAGATCAAGGGTATGCCGAAGGAGGAGGCCGGGCGGATAGCCATGGCGCGCCTCGACGATGTCGGGCTTGCCGGCCGCAAGCATCACCGCCCGGGGAGTCTTTCGGGTGGGCAGCAGCAGCGCGTCGCGATTGCGCGGGCCCTGGCGATGGAGCCGGAGGTTATTCTCTTCGACGAGGTGACGAGCGCGCTTGATCCGGAACTGGTGAAGGGCGTCCTGAGCCTGATGGCCGATCTTGGCCGCCGGGGCATGACGATGGTCGTCGTCACCCACGAAATGGGCTTCGCCCGCCGCGTCGCCGATCAAGTCGTCTTCATGGACGAAGGCAAGGTCATCGAAGCCGGCCCGCCGCAGCAGATCTTCGATCGCCCGCAAAGCGAACGGCTGAAGCGCTTCCTGGCGGAAGTCCTCTAG
- a CDS encoding phosphogluconate dehydrogenase C-terminal domain-containing protein: protein MTSIALLGAGGKMGCRLAKNLKHSHFDVRHVEVSETGKARLAKELGLETVSIDTALEGAEVVILAVPDTVIGKVAAGIVDKLRPGTMMIVLDAAAPFAGHLPRRDDLTYFVTHPCHPPIFNDETELAARKDHFGGVAAKQHIVSALMQGPEADYAKGEEIAKIIWAPVMRSHRVTVEQMALLEPGLSETVCASLLVVMREAMDECVARGVPKEAARDFLLGHMNVLGAVIFEEVEGVFSDACNKAIEFGKPMLMRDDWKRVFEPQEIADSIRRIT, encoded by the coding sequence ATGACTTCGATTGCCCTATTGGGCGCCGGTGGAAAGATGGGCTGCCGGCTCGCCAAGAACCTCAAACACTCGCACTTCGACGTTCGCCACGTCGAGGTTAGCGAGACAGGCAAAGCGCGGCTGGCAAAGGAACTCGGGCTCGAGACGGTCTCGATCGACACCGCACTCGAGGGGGCCGAGGTCGTCATCCTTGCGGTGCCGGATACGGTGATCGGCAAGGTAGCGGCCGGCATTGTCGACAAGCTGAGGCCAGGCACGATGATGATCGTCCTTGATGCCGCCGCACCCTTTGCCGGTCATCTGCCGCGGCGCGACGACCTGACCTATTTCGTCACGCATCCCTGCCATCCGCCGATCTTCAACGACGAGACGGAGCTTGCCGCGCGCAAGGATCATTTCGGCGGCGTCGCCGCCAAGCAGCACATCGTCTCCGCGCTGATGCAGGGGCCGGAGGCGGACTACGCCAAAGGCGAGGAGATCGCCAAGATCATCTGGGCGCCGGTCATGCGTTCGCATCGGGTCACCGTCGAGCAGATGGCCTTGCTCGAGCCCGGCCTGTCGGAGACGGTCTGCGCATCGCTGCTCGTCGTCATGCGCGAGGCCATGGACGAATGCGTCGCCCGCGGCGTGCCGAAAGAGGCGGCCCGCGACTTCCTGCTCGGCCACATGAACGTGCTCGGCGCCGTGATCTTCGAAGAGGTCGAGGGCGTCTTCTCGGATGCCTGCAACAAGGCGATCGAGTTCGGCAAGCCGATGCTGATGCGCGACGACTGGAAGCGCGTCTTCGAGCCGCAGGAGATCGCCGACAGCATCCGACGCATCACCTGA
- a CDS encoding (2Fe-2S)-binding protein has protein sequence MAIVTINGVEHSVDAEADMPLLWVIRDLVGLTGTKFGCGMAQCGACTVYVDGSAVRSCQTMIGDIEGAQITTIEGLKGKVAEAVQAVWADLDVPQCGYCQSGQIMSATELLTSNPKPNDEDIDAAMSGNLCRCATYHRIRAGIHEAAKRLEG, from the coding sequence ATGGCAATTGTGACTATCAACGGCGTCGAACATTCGGTCGATGCCGAGGCGGATATGCCGCTTCTTTGGGTGATCCGTGATCTGGTTGGATTAACCGGCACGAAGTTCGGCTGCGGCATGGCGCAATGCGGCGCCTGCACAGTCTATGTCGACGGTTCGGCGGTCCGATCCTGTCAGACCATGATCGGCGACATCGAAGGCGCGCAGATAACCACAATCGAGGGCCTGAAGGGCAAGGTCGCAGAAGCGGTGCAGGCCGTCTGGGCCGATCTCGACGTCCCGCAGTGCGGCTACTGCCAGTCGGGCCAGATCATGTCGGCGACAGAACTGCTGACGAGCAATCCGAAGCCCAACGACGAGGACATCGACGCTGCGATGTCGGGCAACCTCTGTCGGTGCGCCACCTATCATCGCATCCGTGCCGGCATTCACGAAGCCGCAAAGCGCCTGGAGGGCTGA
- a CDS encoding ABC transporter substrate-binding protein, producing MNMMKTGASLLTRTRASFVALALSVLGAAVSGATAEENKLGLIDPKVISVGTMGDAKPYTFATADGQFTGFDIELFLNVAERIGYKKDQVVFTGQEFSALMPSVANGRFDVAVAAIGTTEQRKKTVDFSDGYLAGYLSILTADEAINKPEGLKGKRLGVVQGTLQEIYAQKNFAGTDLVKFPDNNSAVVALNNGTIDAHFLDYEAAKDYTGRYDNLKVTVNIPSFDAPAGFVIRQGNDGLREALNEGLHAAMQDGTWKTLYQKWFPGSPMPDEYLPKN from the coding sequence ATGAACATGATGAAGACTGGAGCATCGTTGCTCACTCGAACGCGCGCCTCTTTCGTGGCGCTTGCGCTGTCTGTCCTCGGTGCCGCCGTTTCGGGCGCCACCGCCGAGGAAAACAAGCTGGGACTCATCGACCCCAAGGTGATCAGCGTCGGAACCATGGGGGACGCCAAGCCCTATACGTTCGCCACCGCCGATGGCCAGTTCACCGGTTTCGATATCGAGCTCTTCCTCAATGTCGCCGAGCGCATCGGCTACAAGAAGGATCAGGTCGTCTTCACCGGCCAGGAATTTTCGGCGCTGATGCCATCCGTCGCCAATGGACGCTTCGATGTGGCGGTTGCCGCCATCGGGACGACCGAGCAGCGCAAGAAAACGGTTGATTTCTCCGACGGCTACCTTGCCGGCTATCTGTCCATCCTCACGGCCGACGAGGCGATCAATAAGCCTGAGGGCCTGAAAGGCAAGCGCCTCGGCGTCGTGCAAGGAACATTGCAGGAAATCTACGCGCAAAAGAACTTCGCCGGCACGGATCTGGTCAAGTTCCCGGACAACAATTCGGCGGTCGTCGCTCTCAACAACGGGACGATCGACGCCCACTTCCTCGATTACGAAGCCGCCAAGGACTACACCGGCCGTTACGACAACCTGAAGGTGACGGTCAATATCCCGAGCTTCGATGCGCCCGCGGGCTTCGTCATCCGCCAGGGCAATGACGGCCTGCGCGAAGCGCTGAACGAGGGACTGCATGCGGCCATGCAGGACGGAACCTGGAAGACGCTTTACCAGAAGTGGTTCCCGGGCTCTCCGATGCCGGACGAATACCTTCCCAAGAACTAG
- a CDS encoding xanthine dehydrogenase family protein molybdopterin-binding subunit, translated as MLPKLMQSVTLPAARVEASRRQFLIGALATGTGLAIGFRLLSASPAAASETATTHGSHAFSPYLTIDGDGTVTVLSSQFEMGQGSYNGIATLVAEELDADWSTIDVKGAAGNIKAYGNIAFGGTMQGTGGSTSMVTSWERYRKAGAAARAMLVAAAASEWGVDSAEIAVEKGVLSHPSGKNGGFGVFAAKAATMPVPPDVTLKQPSDWKLIGNSELKRFDSARKANGTEQYTIDVKLPGMLTAVIIHPPLFGAKVKSFDAAAARAIKGVVDVVETPRGVAVVGENMWASIKGREAVTVEWDEAGAEKRGTQQLMSMYRDLVKKPPAAVARKDGDAEAEFAKAAKVIEASFEFPYLAHAAMEPLNAVARMNEDGTLEIWGGHQFTDVYQKLAGDAAGIAPEKVRLHVMKTGGSFGRRAVFDGDVVVEAVHVAKAIGFRAPVKLQWTREDDMRGGRYRPAYVHSLKAAIDDGGKLVAWNNHIVGQSIVAKTAFEGMVKNGVDPTSVEGASNLPYTIPNQTVGLTSTEVGVPVLWWRSVGSTHTAFAAETFLDEVAEAAGRDPVEFRLSMLEPESRHATVLKLVAEKAGWQKPLPEGRFRGVAIAESFGSVVAEIAEVSTDGKGQIKVERVVAAVDCGLAINPDQVRAQVEGGIGFGLSAIFGEEITLTDGKVDQGNFDLYTPLRIDAMPAVEVHIVASANPPSGIGEPGVPPIGPAVANAAYKALGKRIRVMPLAKSLNA; from the coding sequence ATGCTACCAAAATTGATGCAATCGGTTACCCTCCCCGCCGCGCGGGTCGAGGCTTCGCGGCGGCAATTCCTGATCGGCGCGCTGGCGACCGGCACCGGCCTTGCCATCGGCTTCCGCCTCCTGTCTGCGTCGCCGGCGGCGGCGAGCGAGACGGCGACAACACACGGTTCACATGCCTTTTCCCCCTATCTCACGATCGATGGCGATGGAACGGTGACCGTCCTTTCCTCCCAGTTCGAAATGGGGCAAGGCTCCTATAACGGCATCGCCACGCTGGTGGCAGAGGAACTCGATGCCGACTGGTCGACGATCGACGTGAAGGGGGCTGCCGGCAATATCAAAGCCTACGGCAACATCGCCTTCGGCGGTACGATGCAGGGAACCGGAGGCTCGACCTCCATGGTGACCTCGTGGGAACGCTATCGCAAGGCGGGTGCCGCGGCCCGCGCCATGCTGGTTGCCGCCGCGGCCTCCGAGTGGGGTGTCGATTCGGCCGAAATCGCCGTCGAGAAGGGCGTTCTCTCCCATCCCTCCGGCAAGAACGGCGGTTTCGGCGTCTTCGCCGCCAAGGCGGCAACAATGCCGGTGCCCCCGGATGTGACGCTGAAGCAGCCGAGCGACTGGAAGCTCATCGGCAATTCCGAACTGAAGCGTTTCGACAGCGCCCGCAAGGCGAACGGGACGGAGCAATATACGATCGACGTCAAGCTTCCCGGCATGCTGACTGCGGTGATCATCCATCCGCCGCTTTTCGGCGCCAAGGTGAAGTCCTTCGATGCGGCGGCCGCGCGCGCCATTAAGGGCGTTGTCGACGTCGTTGAAACGCCGCGCGGTGTCGCCGTGGTCGGTGAAAACATGTGGGCGTCGATCAAGGGACGCGAAGCCGTCACCGTCGAATGGGACGAGGCAGGAGCGGAAAAGCGTGGAACGCAGCAGCTCATGTCCATGTACCGCGACCTCGTGAAGAAGCCCCCGGCGGCGGTCGCGCGTAAGGACGGCGACGCCGAGGCTGAATTCGCTAAGGCCGCGAAAGTCATCGAGGCGAGTTTCGAGTTCCCGTACCTGGCGCATGCGGCGATGGAACCGCTGAACGCGGTCGCGCGCATGAACGAAGACGGCACTCTGGAAATCTGGGGCGGGCACCAGTTCACGGACGTTTACCAGAAACTCGCTGGAGATGCGGCCGGAATCGCCCCTGAGAAGGTACGCCTGCATGTCATGAAGACCGGCGGCAGCTTTGGCCGGCGGGCGGTCTTCGACGGTGACGTCGTCGTCGAGGCGGTGCATGTGGCCAAGGCCATCGGTTTCCGTGCGCCGGTAAAGCTGCAATGGACCCGCGAGGACGACATGCGGGGGGGCCGCTATCGACCCGCCTATGTGCACAGCCTCAAGGCCGCCATCGACGACGGCGGAAAACTCGTGGCCTGGAACAATCACATCGTCGGCCAATCCATCGTGGCAAAGACGGCGTTCGAGGGTATGGTCAAGAACGGGGTCGACCCGACCTCCGTCGAGGGGGCAAGCAATCTGCCCTACACTATTCCCAACCAGACAGTCGGCCTGACGAGCACGGAGGTGGGCGTTCCCGTTCTATGGTGGCGCTCGGTCGGCTCGACGCACACCGCCTTCGCCGCAGAGACCTTCCTCGACGAAGTCGCCGAGGCGGCGGGACGCGATCCGGTCGAATTCCGTCTCTCCATGCTCGAGCCGGAGTCGCGTCACGCAACGGTTCTCAAGCTGGTGGCGGAAAAAGCCGGTTGGCAGAAGCCCTTGCCGGAAGGACGCTTCCGCGGCGTGGCCATCGCCGAGAGCTTCGGTTCCGTGGTCGCCGAGATCGCCGAGGTCTCGACCGACGGCAAAGGACAGATCAAGGTGGAACGCGTCGTCGCGGCGGTGGATTGCGGCCTGGCGATCAATCCGGATCAGGTCCGCGCCCAGGTCGAGGGCGGGATCGGCTTCGGGCTCAGCGCCATATTCGGCGAGGAAATCACTCTGACTGACGGCAAGGTCGACCAGGGCAATTTCGACCTGTATACGCCGCTGCGGATCGATGCGATGCCGGCAGTCGAGGTCCACATCGTCGCCTCCGCAAACCCGCCCTCCGGTATCGGCGAGCCCGGCGTGCCGCCGATCGGCCCTGCCGTTGCCAACGCCGCCTACAAGGCGCTCGGCAAGCGGATCCGCGTCATGCCTTTGGCAAAATCGCTGAACGCGTAA